The following proteins are co-located in the Alcaligenes faecalis genome:
- the glmM gene encoding phosphoglucosamine mutase — protein sequence MSDRKYFGTDGVRGEVGGPTINPEFALRLGYAAGQVLAAQHEGTGRPTVVIGKDTRISGYMLESALEAGLSAAGIDVLLAGPVPTPAVAYLTRTLRLTAGIVISASHNPYYDNGIKFFSAQGTKLPDEIELKIEQAIDQPMHWVKSESLGRARRLADSAGRYIEFCKSAFPNDLNLNGLKIVVDAAHGAAYNIAPHVFRELGAEVVAVGVQPDGFNINQEVGATYPEKLAEEVRKHHADLGIALDGDADRLQMVDSQGRIYNGDELLYLIVADHLRSQPVKGVVGTLMTNLGFEKKMQELGVDFARAKVGDRYVLELMQQKGWVFGGESSGHLLCLDWHTTGDGIIAALQVLTALCHSGKSLPELMEDLKMYPQIMVNVPLQPGQDWKNHAGLQQATQEVEQMLGERGRVLIRASGTEPKLRLMVEAEQADLAQAGIDTLLAVDLMK from the coding sequence ATGAGCGATCGTAAGTATTTCGGCACCGATGGTGTCCGTGGTGAAGTAGGTGGCCCGACTATTAATCCCGAGTTTGCCTTGCGCTTGGGGTACGCTGCCGGTCAAGTCCTGGCCGCCCAACATGAAGGGACAGGCCGTCCTACCGTCGTGATTGGCAAGGACACCCGTATTTCCGGTTATATGCTGGAATCGGCGTTGGAAGCGGGCTTGTCGGCTGCCGGGATTGACGTATTACTGGCGGGCCCTGTGCCTACCCCCGCCGTGGCTTATTTGACACGGACCTTGCGCCTGACAGCCGGTATCGTGATCTCTGCTTCGCACAACCCGTATTACGACAATGGCATCAAGTTTTTCTCCGCCCAAGGCACAAAGTTGCCTGACGAGATTGAACTGAAAATTGAGCAGGCTATTGACCAGCCCATGCATTGGGTGAAGTCCGAGTCCCTGGGCCGTGCGCGTCGCCTGGCCGACTCGGCTGGCCGTTACATTGAATTTTGCAAGAGTGCCTTTCCGAACGACTTGAACCTGAACGGGCTCAAGATCGTGGTGGATGCGGCTCATGGCGCTGCCTACAATATCGCCCCGCACGTGTTCCGCGAGCTGGGGGCAGAGGTGGTTGCTGTGGGGGTTCAACCTGATGGCTTCAACATCAATCAGGAAGTAGGCGCAACCTATCCCGAGAAGTTGGCCGAGGAAGTGCGCAAGCACCATGCGGATTTGGGTATTGCTCTGGACGGTGATGCGGACCGTCTGCAAATGGTCGATTCGCAGGGGCGGATCTACAATGGTGATGAACTATTGTATCTAATTGTTGCGGATCATCTGCGGTCTCAGCCAGTCAAGGGTGTGGTTGGCACCTTGATGACCAATCTGGGCTTCGAGAAGAAAATGCAGGAATTGGGCGTGGATTTTGCACGTGCCAAAGTGGGTGATCGCTACGTATTGGAATTGATGCAGCAAAAAGGTTGGGTCTTTGGTGGCGAAAGCTCAGGCCATCTGCTGTGCTTGGATTGGCACACTACAGGCGATGGCATTATTGCTGCTTTGCAAGTTCTGACCGCTCTGTGCCATAGCGGCAAGAGCTTGCCAGAACTTATGGAAGACTTGAAGATGTACCCGCAAATTATGGTCAATGTGCCGTTGCAGCCGGGTCAGGACTGGAAAAACCATGCAGGTTTGCAACAGGCAACCCAGGAAGTGGAGCAAATGTTGGGTGAACGTGGCCGAGTGCTTATTCGTGCGTCGGGGACGGAACCCAAGCTGCGCTTGATGGTAGAGGCTGAACAAGCCGATCTGGCTCAGGCCGGCATCGATACCCTGCTTGCAGTGGATTTAATGAAATAG
- the folP gene encoding dihydropteroate synthase produces the protein MNYPEWSCGRFQFGLERPLVMGIVNVTPDSFYDGNTHNDLPRALDHARQLIAEGADILDIGGESTRPGAEPVALEQELERVIPLIESLRDSGVALSVDTFKPEVMRASLAAGADMINDIYALRMPGAIEAVKDSHCGLCVMHMQGEPRTMQEQVYYDDVVVDVRHFLQQRCDAIVSAGIQSKRIMLDPGFGFGKTAAHNYQLLRGLQQAAVPGYPWLIGLSRKSMIGHVTGKPASERLIGSLSAALACVARGAKIVRVHDVAATREALDVWNAVECGVSE, from the coding sequence ATGAACTACCCTGAGTGGTCTTGTGGGCGCTTCCAGTTTGGGCTGGAGCGCCCTTTGGTTATGGGGATTGTGAATGTCACCCCTGACTCCTTTTATGACGGCAATACTCATAATGATTTGCCTCGGGCGCTGGACCACGCCCGTCAGTTAATCGCCGAAGGCGCGGATATTCTTGATATTGGCGGTGAGTCCACTCGCCCCGGCGCCGAACCCGTTGCCCTGGAGCAAGAACTTGAGCGCGTTATCCCCCTGATTGAGAGCTTGCGCGACAGTGGGGTGGCTTTGTCGGTGGATACCTTCAAGCCGGAAGTCATGCGCGCCAGCCTGGCGGCCGGAGCAGACATGATCAACGACATTTATGCCTTGCGCATGCCTGGCGCCATAGAAGCGGTCAAGGATTCTCATTGCGGTCTGTGTGTCATGCACATGCAAGGCGAACCCAGAACCATGCAAGAGCAGGTTTACTACGATGATGTAGTCGTTGATGTACGTCATTTTTTGCAACAACGATGTGATGCCATAGTGAGCGCAGGCATTCAATCCAAGCGTATCATGCTGGATCCCGGTTTTGGCTTCGGTAAAACAGCGGCACATAATTATCAGTTGCTACGGGGTTTGCAACAGGCGGCAGTGCCTGGTTACCCCTGGCTCATCGGCTTGTCGCGCAAATCCATGATTGGCCATGTCACCGGAAAGCCCGCCAGTGAACGTTTGATTGGCAGTCTATCGGCAGCCCTTGCCTGTGTGGCGCGGGGCGCAAAAATTGTGCGCGTTCATGATGTAGCCGCCACGCGCGAGGCGCTGGATGTGTGGAACGCGGTTGAATGTGGAGTCTCTGAATGA
- the ftsH gene encoding ATP-dependent zinc metalloprotease FtsH, with translation MNNSFSKVAIWMVIALVLFTVFKQFDGRPPATDGVTYTQFMNDARSGRISKVDIQGDTLHVTPDSGRSYTLTSPGDLWMVPELVKSGVQVSGKAREEPSFLTSLFISWFPMLLLIGVWVFFMRQMQGGGKGGAFSFGKSRARLLDENTNPVTFADVAGCDEAKEDVQELVDFLRDPTRFQRLGGRIPRGILMVGSPGTGKTLLARAIAGEAKVPFFSISGSDFVEMFVGVGASRVRDMFETAKKQSPCIIFIDEIDAVGRQRGAGLGGGNDEREQTLNQLLVEMDGFETGQGVLVIAATNRPDVLDPALLRPGRFDRQVVVGLPDIRGREQILKVHMRKVPLDANVDAVVLARGTPGFSGADLANLVNEAALFAARRNGRTVDMQDFERAKDKIIMGAERRTMIMPEEERRNTAYHEAGHALVACMLPKTDPVHKVTIIPRGRALGVTMQLPEGDRYSMDKERLLNMIAVLFGGRIAEEVFMNQMTTGASNDFERATQIARDIVTRYGMTDSLGPVVYAENEGEVFLGRSVTKTTHVSEATMQKVDSEIRKIIDEQYAVARKLIEDHSDKMHAMAKALLEWETIDADQIDDIMKGLPPRAPHVPNSNDGNSSDGSTPPTAGPKPADDEGAAATTPVA, from the coding sequence TTGAACAATTCGTTTTCCAAAGTCGCGATCTGGATGGTTATTGCGCTGGTGCTGTTTACTGTTTTCAAGCAGTTTGACGGCCGGCCACCAGCCACTGATGGCGTCACTTATACACAATTCATGAATGATGCCCGTTCTGGTCGCATCAGCAAGGTAGATATTCAGGGTGATACCCTGCATGTCACGCCGGACTCTGGTCGCAGCTACACGCTGACCTCCCCCGGTGACCTGTGGATGGTGCCTGAACTGGTGAAATCCGGGGTACAGGTATCGGGCAAAGCCCGCGAAGAGCCTTCCTTCCTGACCAGCCTGTTCATCTCCTGGTTCCCCATGCTGCTTTTGATTGGCGTTTGGGTGTTCTTCATGCGTCAGATGCAAGGTGGTGGCAAGGGCGGGGCATTTAGCTTTGGCAAGTCGCGTGCGCGCTTACTGGACGAAAATACCAACCCTGTCACGTTTGCAGATGTAGCTGGTTGCGATGAAGCCAAGGAAGATGTGCAGGAACTGGTGGATTTTCTGCGCGACCCCACTCGCTTTCAGCGTCTGGGTGGGCGTATCCCGCGCGGCATCTTGATGGTCGGTTCGCCCGGTACCGGTAAAACCTTGCTGGCCCGTGCCATTGCAGGTGAAGCGAAAGTGCCTTTCTTCAGCATTTCCGGTTCCGACTTCGTGGAAATGTTCGTGGGTGTGGGTGCTTCTCGTGTGCGTGACATGTTCGAGACCGCCAAGAAGCAATCGCCTTGCATCATCTTTATCGACGAAATCGATGCTGTGGGCCGTCAGCGTGGCGCAGGCCTGGGCGGTGGTAACGACGAACGCGAACAGACACTGAACCAGTTGCTGGTGGAAATGGACGGTTTTGAAACCGGCCAAGGCGTCTTGGTCATTGCCGCGACTAACCGTCCTGACGTACTGGATCCCGCTTTGTTGCGTCCTGGCCGTTTTGACCGTCAAGTGGTGGTGGGTTTGCCTGACATCCGTGGTCGCGAGCAGATTTTGAAAGTACACATGCGCAAAGTGCCTTTGGATGCCAACGTGGACGCCGTGGTGTTGGCTCGTGGTACACCGGGTTTCTCGGGGGCGGATCTGGCCAACCTGGTTAACGAAGCAGCCTTGTTCGCAGCGCGCCGTAACGGTCGCACTGTGGATATGCAGGACTTTGAGCGTGCCAAGGACAAGATCATCATGGGCGCAGAGCGCCGCACCATGATCATGCCCGAGGAAGAGCGTCGCAACACCGCGTACCACGAAGCCGGTCACGCGCTGGTCGCTTGCATGTTGCCGAAAACAGACCCGGTTCACAAAGTCACCATCATTCCTCGGGGTCGAGCCTTGGGTGTCACCATGCAATTGCCAGAAGGCGATCGCTACAGCATGGACAAAGAGCGGTTGCTGAACATGATTGCGGTTCTGTTTGGTGGCCGTATCGCTGAGGAAGTGTTCATGAATCAAATGACCACCGGTGCATCGAACGACTTTGAGCGTGCAACGCAAATTGCGCGTGACATCGTGACTCGCTACGGCATGACAGACTCCCTGGGGCCTGTTGTCTATGCCGAGAACGAAGGCGAGGTCTTTCTGGGCCGCAGCGTTACCAAAACAACGCACGTGTCCGAAGCCACCATGCAGAAAGTGGACTCCGAGATTCGCAAGATTATCGACGAGCAGTACGCCGTTGCTCGCAAGCTGATCGAGGACCATAGCGACAAGATGCATGCCATGGCCAAGGCTTTGCTGGAGTGGGAAACCATTGATGCCGACCAGATCGATGACATCATGAAAGGTTTGCCTCCACGGGCTCCGCATGTGCCCAACAGTAACGACGGCAATTCCTCTGACGGTTCTACACCCCCCACCGCTGGACCTAAACCAGCTGACGACGAGGGTGCCGCGGCGACAACGCCAGTTGCTTAA
- a CDS encoding RlmE family RNA methyltransferase codes for MAKKKFSKEWVQQHINDPYVKLAQQKGYRARAAFKLSEILDLEKIQVQGKVVVDLGSTPGSWSQLIRERMVGSGGVLNGRIIALDILEMEPIAGVEFMQGDFREDSVLEQLQDSLKGAAVDLVISDMAPNLSGVASADSARIQHLCELAQEFALQHLTDEGVLIVKAFHGSGFSQIVESFKQNFVRVVERKPKASRDKSSETFLVARGLKRR; via the coding sequence ATGGCCAAGAAAAAATTCTCTAAAGAGTGGGTTCAGCAGCACATAAATGACCCTTACGTCAAATTGGCGCAACAAAAGGGGTATCGCGCGCGCGCGGCCTTCAAACTCAGTGAAATACTGGATCTGGAGAAGATTCAGGTTCAGGGCAAAGTGGTGGTGGACCTGGGGTCAACACCGGGTAGCTGGTCGCAACTGATACGTGAACGCATGGTCGGTTCCGGTGGCGTGCTCAATGGTCGCATTATCGCACTGGATATATTGGAAATGGAACCAATTGCCGGGGTAGAGTTCATGCAAGGCGACTTTCGTGAGGACTCCGTACTGGAACAATTGCAAGATTCCTTAAAAGGTGCCGCCGTAGACCTTGTGATTTCGGATATGGCCCCCAACTTGTCGGGTGTGGCATCGGCCGATTCCGCCCGCATTCAGCATCTATGCGAGCTGGCACAGGAATTTGCCCTGCAGCATCTGACCGATGAAGGGGTATTGATTGTCAAAGCCTTCCACGGCAGCGGGTTTTCCCAGATCGTGGAGTCTTTCAAGCAGAATTTTGTCAGAGTCGTCGAGCGTAAACCCAAGGCTTCGCGTGATAAATCATCCGAAACCTTTCTCGTTGCCCGGGGCTTGAAGCGCAGGTAA
- a CDS encoding YhbY family RNA-binding protein, producing MPKLNLTPHERSELRAAAHALRPVVLIGDNGLTDAVIKEITVHLQAHQLIKIRVAGDDRQARLTMLEQICDALDAAPIHHLGKILTIYRPNIERPPVLGAPVEKPTRAVRKPSEPYTPKKLAASGVQRTRKTERARRAEMQAERSSTQEKKASAAPRSVQKFSAVKPAAAPRSNTNRPGSAMSLRAGARRGLGGSGKR from the coding sequence ATGCCAAAACTCAACCTTACACCTCATGAGCGCAGCGAACTTCGTGCTGCTGCTCACGCTCTGCGCCCAGTTGTCCTGATTGGAGACAATGGCCTGACCGACGCCGTGATCAAAGAGATCACCGTCCACCTGCAGGCTCACCAGCTCATCAAGATCCGTGTGGCCGGTGATGACCGTCAGGCTCGTCTGACCATGTTAGAACAAATCTGCGATGCGCTCGATGCTGCCCCTATTCATCATCTGGGCAAAATCCTGACTATCTACAGACCCAATATCGAACGCCCCCCTGTTTTGGGAGCGCCTGTTGAAAAACCGACCCGTGCGGTGCGCAAACCCTCGGAGCCTTACACGCCCAAGAAACTGGCCGCTTCCGGTGTGCAGCGTACGCGCAAAACAGAACGTGCTCGCCGTGCGGAAATGCAAGCTGAACGCAGCAGCACCCAAGAGAAAAAAGCCTCGGCCGCACCACGCAGCGTTCAAAAATTCTCGGCAGTCAAACCCGCTGCCGCGCCCCGTAGCAACACCAACCGTCCTGGCAGCGCCATGTCCCTGCGGGCCGGCGCCCGTCGCGGACTGGGCGGCTCGGGCAAACGCTAA
- the greA gene encoding transcription elongation factor GreA — MSAIPLTAQGAQRLQVELHRLKTVERPDVINAIAEARAQGDLSENAEYDAARERQGFIEGRIAELEGTLSNAQIIEPAALQADGRIVFGATVEIEDLESGNTVTYQIVGDVEADIRANKISISSPVARALIGKSEGDVVEVKAPAGIREYEILTINYV; from the coding sequence ATGTCTGCGATCCCATTGACTGCGCAGGGCGCACAACGTTTGCAAGTCGAATTACACCGCCTCAAGACGGTGGAACGCCCAGATGTAATTAACGCTATCGCCGAGGCGCGAGCACAAGGCGATTTGTCCGAAAACGCCGAGTACGACGCCGCGCGTGAGCGTCAGGGCTTTATCGAAGGCCGGATTGCCGAGCTGGAAGGCACTTTGTCCAATGCCCAGATCATCGAACCGGCTGCGCTACAGGCTGATGGCCGCATCGTGTTTGGTGCGACGGTTGAAATCGAGGACCTGGAGTCCGGCAACACCGTGACCTACCAGATCGTGGGCGATGTTGAAGCTGACATCCGTGCCAACAAGATCTCTATCTCCAGCCCTGTGGCTCGTGCCCTGATTGGCAAGAGCGAGGGCGATGTCGTCGAGGTCAAGGCGCCCGCCGGTATTCGTGAATACGAAATCCTGACGATCAATTACGTTTGA